The genomic region atttaaataaatcgGTTCCATTTCAAGTGAATTGACTTTGGattgggttggaacttgtgactTTATATGATTCGGTTTTATAATAAACTCTGTTTTTATTTGCTTAAACCAGGGATCTATGATTTTAagaatttcaatgaatttttaagaaaattgagataggttgtccttccctaaagtcttgagactcggCTGAGAAATTTTATTATTGAATCCTATACTAGGATGAATGACTTTTGAATCCTTCAAAGGAGATTTTAATTTGGCCTAGTTTTGGAACTTTGGAATATGGGGTTGAGGGTGACTTTGTTTTGGAAAAGAGAAAGTTACATTTGAGGAAAAGTGGCTATGAGCCTGAAAAGATTTGTGAAATAGGGATTTTAAAGCCAAGACTGGAAAGAATTGATTTTCGATTTCAAAGTAAATTgaatgagaaaaagtgatttatggcttgaatgatgattttatgagtttgatgatgttggatggtagAAGTGCTTATATGTTATAAGCCGGAATGactgtatatgataatgaattatggctgattgtggaatatattatgagccggatggctgagtatgAATATGAATGATTTTCAGCTGATAgagtgattgttgcacttccaattatctgatatacgagttttcctggatgACAGCAGTGGCTAGGCACCACGTGCTccaagttgagactcgatactctgctgaccctatgtcataagtgtggccggacactgtgaaagttccggatgagctcgcccccgtgaatatacaccagtgagggtgttggatgtgaattatgattatgattgtgaataactcaagttggggatacacgacagagggatagtccaatggttagctaccaggacttgtcgggttggctttataaccgatagatgatatcatcagccactaggacaggcattcttcatatgcatctatgtgacattgtttgggtgtgtatattgtacttgatttgcctttgtgattacttgtgattatCTGCTAGTTGTTCTACTTGCAGtaattgtttgtttgtgcttgaagtttcctatttgtgtttgcgacTACGACTCTGTTGGaatgtggtgattggttgttgtttgggcctagggccgtggttgatcatGAGTTGGGCCGAAGGCCATGTGTGGTTGATATTTCTGGTttgaaaaagtatgaaaaactaatatggctcagcatagataaaccttttgaaaggctttcgAATTTTAAGAAATGAACAGtttctctttcagaaaagatttcagatcTTTCTTTTTATAGTAGacctttgtttttgaaaagatacataaggcggttattaatcattGTAACGCTTTTATCTCgtgtatcctattatagtaattctgcaaccctatagtgagaacccttttgaggatgatgttctcacccccctacagatCTTCTCTTTTCAGGTTACAGACGACGAAGTTCAAAAGAGATTATTTATTTCCTGTCAGACGATATTGTTTGTATTGttttagtatttatatttttcCTCGCTTTTAATTTTGCAAgtcttgtaagagggataggattaTGATGAGATGTTTGTAACTTAATATGtatgtatatagatatatatttcCTGTGAGTATTGTAACTTATATTGTAAGTCTGGATGCTTGTTTTTTAAAAATCCAGTTCAAGTTTTAAACATGCTCATATtctagtattaaatattataagagtcaTCATAATAcctgagctatcagagtggcgcagccggaagcgtggcATTTTGATAGTTAGAGTGTTACACCCGGCGTTTGATCTAAACcaaaggagattaatgaccgctgacccggcgttaatcatatacagcctgccatggaatgaataagtagaagttggagtagatggtgagaaaagttgatccagaaggaagaagaatctccgaagcctcaaccattctcataccattgatttcacacctatctagtaacgttttaattatttatctatttttatgtatttttcgtgacaaactatattttctatctgcttgactaagatctacaagatagccattgcttgttcaaaccaacaatctccgtgggatcgaccttcactcacctgaggtattacttggatgacccggtgcacttgccggtctatctgtgcgaatattgTGGAGCCagtttcgcgcaccaagtttttggcgccgttgtcggagattgttcggatttgacaaactactggattatcttgttgcttagatttagtatattttacttttgtttgagtcttttgtttttttttttttcgaaaacacacTTGGATATCAACCCAATtaaaatcatgtttgtcatcaccAAAAGTATTATTATTGTTTACTAAACTCAACAAAGGGGGATGAAGAGTACACGACATACACTCACTTTTTTACAATGTCTTAGGTTTTTAGCTTGAATTTTAAAGAGAGAAGTTCCAAGTTCTCTCTAGAATTCCTAGGATTCTTCATcaatttctctctagtttttagtttCTAATCTTATTCTAGTTAGtttgttttatattttcttgttctaCAACTTTACTTTTATTAGAATTCTCTTGTTATTCACTACCAGAATTTAGACATTTACTAACACTTTTTATCTAACACTTTTTAAAATGTTAGGtatactaataaaattatacttttaGTAACATTTGTAAAATAAATgttagaaaatataatttttatttttttaaaaaaataaaaataagatacaAACGTCACTAAAGGGTGTTCTCTTCATTTCCCCCAATTTCACGCATGTGAATGTCGTTCTCACTCCCACTCTCGAAGTTGTGAAACCACCTCTCACTCCTCCTCTTTGATCTCTTGCTCCGCCTCTTCGATCTCTCGTTCCACTTCTTTGATCTCACGGTTCGCGAATCGAAACCACAATCCGGTGTTCTCACTTTCACTCTAGCTCACGTTGTCTCGCCTCTGGTTCATCCTCTCGCGCCGCCGTCTTCTCGCCTACACCGCCGTCTTCTCGTCGGTTCCATCGTCTGCTCGTCCCATAGCCTGGTAAGTTCCAGTTCTCTTGTTTAGTTAGTTTCTTGCTCCTTCAATCTTCTTTAATCTTTACGTAATAATTAATTTGATGTATAATTATTAGTTGATTTAAGTTTTTAATTGCTTATTTAGTAGTTAGGTTTTGAATTTAGGTTTTCATTTACCAATCTCGAAATAGTTTATTTGCTTATTAAGTTGATAAAAATCATACATTATTAGATTTTTATATCCTCTGTTTTCTAGTTTCTTTTTCTTACTAAGCttggattttaatttttaatttctgtTTTGTTTAATATTGCCAATTGAAAAAATTCATATATTGATTCCAGATGAAATTGTTGTATAGAGAATAATTAAATTGATACAAAATaagaagatttaaaaaagattttatgATAACAATTTTAGTTCAAATGAAATCAGACATGTTTAATTCTTTCCTCAATGGAACTTTACCTCTTTCTATTACAAATTTGACTCAAGTTCATGAATTTGACGTGTCAAGAAATGACATAACAGGAATCTTAGATACTCTTTTGTTTTCTGATTCAAGTGATGATCCAAAAAGAGGCCTAATTAGTATTAGGAATCTTCTATTCCAAGATACCCACTTAAGTGGAACACTTCGTAATAAAATTGGTAACATTAAAAACTTGACTATTCTGGCTCTTGATGCTAACAATTTCTATGGACCTATTCCACCTTCTTTAGGAAATTGCACACATTTAAGTGTTCTTAGACTTAATGAGAATCAATTCTCAGGTACAATACCTCCTAGTATTGGCAAGTTAACTAACTTAACTGATGTGAGATTTTTTGCAAATTACTTGAATGGCACGGTACCTAGAGAACTCAGAAACTTGTCTTCTTTGGTTGTCCTGCATCTTGCTGAGAACAATTTCATTAGTGAGTTGCCACCTCAAGTGTGCAAAGTTGGAAAGCTTGTGAATTTCAGTGCTTCTTCTAACCGTTTCACCGGTCCAATTCCAGTTAGCCTTAAAAACTGTCCAAGTTTATACAGAGTTAGAATTAAATACAACATGCTTACAGGGTATGCTGATGAGGATTTTGGAGTGTATCCTAATCTAACATACATTGATTTCAGCTACAACAAGATTCGGGGTGAGATATCTTCGAGCAAAAAGACAAAGTTTTACATTTGTATTATGAGTTGGCATTATGGCCTCATCAAATGTAGTTGGCTTTATTTAGTGTGACAGGGCTCAAGTATTGTTATTGCTAACTAGTTGGTTATGTCTCCTGTTTTGAGCTAATATTCTTGACTTGTTTAACTCTAGGGCTGTAGCTGAATTTTTCAAAAGTCAAATTGCCCCAATTTTAAAGGACTCTGCTGAAGATCTCAGCTTGAATAAGATCTTGAAAGGAAAAACTAGAAGGATCTCTGCTTGCATGTTTTATAGCATATTGATGAGTTTTCagaaatattttcaaattttacatAATAACCATAGTTATGCAATATGAATATGCAAGAAGATACTGATAATAACCTAAATCAAATTATGCTTTTGGAGAAGAGGTAGAAAAAAGCTGTGTNNNNNNNNNNNNNNNNNNNNNNNNNNNNNNNNNNNNNNNNNNNNNNNNNNNNNNNNNNNNNNNNNNNNNNNNNNNNNNNNNNNNNNNNNNNNNNNNNNNNNNNNNNNNNNNNNNNNNNNNNNNNNNNNNNNNNNNNNNNNNNNNNNNNNNNNNNNNNNNNNNNNNNNNNNNNNNNNNNNNNNNNNNNNNNNNNNNNNNNNNNNNNNNNNNNNNNNNNNNNNNNNNNNTtttctagaaaaaaaaaatatatatatatatatatagtctttattttaaaataaatatactttaatatttttaaagtcatgaaaaaaaaaacttaaaactgGAAAAGAGAAACTTGAAACTGAAAAGCTTGGTAGATCTTTAGGTTGTTATTATCTACTTTTTagcttttttataattatattcaattaacg from Arachis ipaensis cultivar K30076 chromosome B02, Araip1.1, whole genome shotgun sequence harbors:
- the LOC107627296 gene encoding probable leucine-rich repeat receptor-like protein kinase At1g35710 is translated as MFNSFLNGTLPLSITNLTQVHEFDVSRNDITGILDTLLFSDSSDDPKRGLISIRNLLFQDTHLSGTLRNKIGNIKNLTILALDANNFYGPIPPSLGNCTHLSVLRLNENQFSGTIPPSIGKLTNLTDVRFFANYLNGTVPRELRNLSSLVVLHLAENNFISELPPQVCKVGKLVNFSASSNRFTGPIPVSLKNCPSLYRVRIKYNMLTGYADEDFGVYPNLTYIDFSYNKIRGEISSSKKTKFYICIMSWHYGLIKCSWLYLV